A region of Pyxidicoccus parkwaysis DNA encodes the following proteins:
- a CDS encoding alpha/beta fold hydrolase — protein MNRRDMGVAALAAALGGVVLKFGWLDRRSEAPGPFPYDGAPLASGSEARLTAGGWTLSDVNGPPRQRALTRAPAPGQTRWLVFFGGNGPGYLEEARSVLEALDAGRGFGLAAVAPPGFDGSPGRPSPQSLRAGAEAAVRWLVATHRPEELQLVGFSMGSNAALAAAHALAKDGRPARGVVLLAPFTLMDVTDKGLCGLLRTPDRYDNLSLVSEGLPPVRVLHGLADAALPPAHGEELARRLGAPFHSFQGVGHAELLKHPAALAEASKSFSQSGVTE, from the coding sequence GTGAATCGCCGGGACATGGGCGTGGCGGCGCTCGCGGCCGCCCTGGGGGGCGTCGTGTTGAAGTTCGGTTGGCTGGACAGACGCTCGGAGGCGCCCGGGCCGTTTCCCTATGACGGTGCGCCCCTGGCCTCCGGCTCGGAGGCACGGCTCACTGCGGGTGGATGGACGCTGAGCGATGTCAATGGGCCGCCGCGCCAGCGCGCGCTGACGCGGGCTCCCGCGCCGGGCCAGACGCGGTGGCTGGTCTTCTTCGGAGGCAACGGCCCCGGCTATCTGGAAGAGGCGCGCTCCGTGCTGGAGGCGCTGGATGCCGGGCGTGGCTTCGGGCTCGCGGCGGTTGCACCGCCGGGCTTCGATGGCTCTCCTGGCAGGCCGTCACCGCAGTCGCTTCGTGCTGGGGCGGAGGCGGCGGTGCGCTGGCTCGTCGCCACGCACCGGCCGGAAGAGCTCCAGCTCGTGGGCTTCTCCATGGGGAGCAACGCGGCGCTCGCGGCGGCGCACGCGCTGGCGAAGGATGGGCGGCCAGCACGAGGTGTCGTGCTCCTTGCTCCCTTCACGTTGATGGATGTGACGGACAAGGGGCTGTGCGGCCTGCTGCGCACGCCGGACCGCTACGACAACCTCTCGCTCGTGTCCGAGGGCCTGCCGCCCGTCCGGGTGCTGCATGGACTGGCGGATGCGGCGCTGCCTCCGGCTCATGGTGAAGAGCTCGCGCGCAGGCTGGGAGCGCCCTTCCACTCCTTCCAGGGCGTGGGGCACGCGGAGTTGCTGAAGCATCCCGCCGCCCTCGCCGAGGCCTCGAAATCCTTCTCGCAGTCCGGAGTCACTGAATGA